A part of Microbulbifer sp. MI-G genomic DNA contains:
- a CDS encoding LysR family transcriptional regulator, with product MEIQWLRAFLAIAERGSVSEGAAQLHLTQPAASKRLATLEQQLGTTLFNRIGRRLQLTEAGQALLPRARHILNEISDTERELRALGSSVNGSLRIATSHHVGLHHLPPVLRAFSNRYPQVTLDIDFVDSEQAYEALMAAQYELAVVTLAQKEYPQLNAQVIWPDPCVVVAAPDHPLTEIADLALADLANYPAILPDLNTYTGRLIKREFDARGLKLSTKLATNFLETIKMMACVGLGWSVLPHTLVDNSLAILPVQKLQILRNLGVISHRGRTLSNAASALQQMLFDAAN from the coding sequence TTGGAAATTCAATGGCTTAGGGCTTTCCTGGCAATTGCCGAGCGGGGCTCCGTCTCAGAGGGAGCGGCTCAGTTGCACCTGACGCAACCCGCAGCGAGCAAGCGTCTTGCGACCCTCGAACAGCAACTTGGCACTACTCTGTTCAACCGTATTGGACGGCGCCTGCAACTGACCGAGGCCGGGCAGGCCCTGCTTCCCCGAGCCCGCCATATCCTCAATGAGATCAGCGATACTGAGCGGGAACTGCGCGCGCTCGGCAGTTCCGTGAACGGCAGCCTGCGTATCGCCACCAGTCACCATGTGGGCCTGCATCACCTGCCGCCAGTACTCCGGGCATTCAGCAATCGCTATCCACAGGTAACCCTGGACATCGATTTCGTGGATTCCGAACAAGCTTATGAAGCGCTGATGGCAGCCCAATACGAGTTGGCTGTAGTCACACTGGCCCAGAAGGAATACCCACAACTCAATGCACAGGTTATCTGGCCCGACCCCTGTGTCGTGGTGGCGGCGCCGGACCATCCCCTGACAGAGATTGCCGATTTGGCGCTGGCCGATCTGGCCAACTACCCCGCCATACTGCCGGATCTCAATACCTACACCGGGCGCCTGATCAAGCGGGAGTTTGATGCCCGCGGATTGAAGCTTTCAACCAAGCTGGCCACCAACTTCCTGGAGACCATCAAGATGATGGCCTGTGTGGGGCTTGGCTGGAGCGTGCTTCCGCACACCCTGGTGGATAACAGCCTTGCAATTTTACCCGTGCAAAAATTACAGATCCTGCGCAACCTCGGCGTGATCAGCCACCGCGGCCGCACCCTGAGTAACGCCGCCAGTGCACTGCAGCAGATGCTGTTCGACGCAGCAAATTGA
- the leuC gene encoding 3-isopropylmalate dehydratase large subunit, with the protein MAGQTLYDKLWCDHLVKTLNDGSALIYIDRHLIHEVTSPQAFEGLRLAGRQPWRKDSLVATPDHNVPSESAERAAGVSGIRDDISRIQVQTLDENCRDFDVVQFGINEPGQGIVHVIGPETGATLPGMTVVCGDSHTSTHGALGALAHGIGTSEVEHVMATQCLIQKKMKNMLVHVDGALCPGVTAKDVVLAIIGRIGTAGGTGYAIEFGGEVIRSMSMEGRMTVCNMAIEAGARAGMVAVDQITLEYVKGKPYAPKGKQWDRAVEAWKHLHSDVGANFDMVIKLRGEDIEPQVSWGTSPEMVAPISARVPDPAAEGDATKRTGMARALEYMGLEAGQKISDIKLDRVFIGSCTNSRIEDLRVAAALAKGRRKADSVKQVLIVPGSQAVKAQAEREGLHAIFTQAGFEWREPSCSMCLAMNADKLGAGEHCASTSNRNFEGRQGYGGRTHLVSPGMAAAAAIAGHFVDVREMVPVQAEEETA; encoded by the coding sequence GTGGCTGGGCAGACACTCTACGATAAACTGTGGTGTGACCATCTGGTCAAGACCCTGAATGATGGCTCCGCACTGATCTATATTGACCGTCACCTGATTCACGAGGTGACCTCACCCCAGGCTTTTGAGGGCCTGCGGCTGGCGGGGCGCCAACCCTGGCGCAAGGATTCGCTGGTGGCCACACCGGATCACAATGTGCCTTCCGAGAGTGCCGAGCGCGCCGCCGGAGTGAGCGGTATTCGTGACGATATTTCCCGCATACAGGTACAGACCCTGGACGAAAACTGCCGGGATTTTGATGTGGTGCAGTTCGGCATCAATGAACCGGGGCAGGGTATTGTGCATGTTATCGGTCCGGAGACCGGGGCAACACTGCCCGGTATGACCGTGGTCTGCGGTGATTCCCATACCTCCACCCACGGTGCCCTGGGCGCATTGGCTCACGGCATCGGCACCTCCGAAGTAGAGCATGTGATGGCCACCCAGTGCCTGATCCAGAAAAAAATGAAAAATATGCTGGTGCACGTAGACGGTGCCCTGTGTCCCGGTGTTACTGCCAAGGATGTCGTACTGGCGATTATCGGCAGGATCGGCACTGCCGGTGGTACTGGCTATGCGATCGAATTCGGCGGTGAAGTGATCCGCAGCATGTCCATGGAAGGCCGTATGACCGTGTGCAATATGGCCATTGAGGCCGGCGCACGTGCGGGCATGGTGGCAGTGGACCAGATCACCCTCGAGTACGTAAAGGGCAAGCCCTATGCCCCCAAAGGCAAGCAGTGGGACAGGGCCGTTGAGGCCTGGAAGCACCTGCACTCCGATGTCGGTGCCAACTTTGATATGGTGATCAAACTGCGCGGCGAGGATATCGAGCCCCAGGTCAGTTGGGGAACTTCACCGGAAATGGTAGCGCCGATCAGTGCCCGGGTACCGGATCCCGCTGCCGAGGGTGATGCCACCAAGCGCACCGGCATGGCGCGTGCCCTCGAATATATGGGACTCGAGGCGGGGCAGAAAATCAGTGATATCAAACTGGACCGGGTATTTATCGGCTCCTGTACCAACTCCCGAATCGAAGATCTGCGTGTTGCTGCGGCACTTGCAAAAGGCCGGCGCAAGGCAGACAGCGTCAAGCAGGTGCTGATTGTGCCCGGTTCCCAAGCGGTGAAGGCCCAGGCCGAGCGGGAGGGGTTGCACGCAATTTTCACGCAAGCGGGCTTTGAATGGCGCGAACCTTCCTGCTCCATGTGTCTGGCCATGAATGCAGACAAGCTGGGGGCTGGTGAGCACTGTGCCTCAACCTCCAACCGCAATTTTGAAGGTCGCCAGGGATACGGTGGCCGCACTCATTTGGTGAGCCCGGGTATGGCAGCGGCGGCTGCCATTGCCGGGCACTTTGTGGATGTGCGCGAAATGGTGCCGGTGCAAGCGGAAGAGGAGACGGCCTGA
- the leuD gene encoding 3-isopropylmalate dehydratase small subunit — protein sequence MKAFTLHEGLVVPMDRANVDTDLIIPKQFLKSIKRTGFGPYLFDELRYLDEGYPGQDCSCRPCNPDFPLNFRRYQGGSVLLARENFGCGSSREHAPWALDDYGFRVIIAPSFADIFFNNCFKNGLLPIVLPEEVVHCLFEETHAQEGYRLTIDLERQHLRKPCGEVIPFTVDAFHRHCLLNGLDHIGLTLEHSEDIRAFETARREKAPWLFDAVQ from the coding sequence ATGAAAGCGTTTACCCTGCATGAAGGGCTTGTGGTGCCCATGGACCGCGCCAATGTGGATACGGACCTGATCATCCCCAAGCAATTCCTCAAATCCATCAAGCGCACCGGGTTTGGCCCCTACCTGTTTGATGAACTGCGCTATCTCGATGAAGGCTATCCCGGGCAGGATTGCTCCTGCCGCCCGTGCAATCCGGATTTCCCCCTGAATTTCCGCCGCTACCAGGGCGGCTCTGTGTTGCTGGCGCGGGAAAATTTCGGTTGCGGTTCCAGCCGTGAGCACGCTCCCTGGGCGCTGGATGACTATGGTTTTCGCGTGATTATTGCCCCCAGTTTTGCCGATATCTTTTTCAACAATTGCTTTAAAAATGGCTTATTGCCAATTGTGCTGCCGGAAGAAGTCGTGCATTGCCTGTTCGAGGAAACCCATGCGCAGGAGGGGTACAGGCTCACTATTGATCTGGAGCGGCAGCACCTGCGCAAGCCCTGTGGTGAAGTGATCCCCTTCACAGTGGATGCATTCCACAGGCACTGCCTGCTCAACGGTCTGGACCATATCGGCCTGACCCTGGAGCACTCGGAAGACATTCGGGCTTTTGAAACGGCGCGGCGGGAAAAGGCCCCCTGGCTTTTCGATGCAGTTCAATAA
- the leuB gene encoding 3-isopropylmalate dehydrogenase — MILPGDGIGPEIVEQAMTVLEVASGKLNLGLRFEQGLIGGASIDAHGEPLTDATLEAAGDCDAVLLGAVGGPQWDTLAREIRPEKGLLKIRSGLGLYANLRPAILYPQLAGASSLKPEVVSGLDILIVRELTGGIYFGEPRGIRTLENGERQGFNTYVYSESEIERIARSAFEAAQKRNGKLCSVDKANVLEVTVLWREVLDRLAPEYPDVSLSHMYVDNAAMQLVRAPKQFDVMVTGNMFGDILSDAAAMLTGSIGMLPSASLNESGFGLYEPCHGSAPDIAGQGVANPLATILSAAMMLRYSLDMGPAADVIEAAVHTVLDRGLRTADIHTEGCRRVSTAEMGAAVASAL, encoded by the coding sequence ATGATTCTGCCCGGTGATGGCATTGGTCCGGAGATTGTTGAGCAGGCGATGACAGTACTGGAAGTCGCGTCTGGCAAATTGAATCTGGGGCTGCGTTTTGAGCAGGGCCTGATCGGTGGTGCCTCGATTGACGCCCACGGCGAGCCACTTACTGATGCAACGCTCGAGGCTGCAGGCGACTGTGATGCGGTGCTGCTCGGCGCCGTGGGTGGCCCCCAGTGGGACACCCTGGCGCGGGAAATCCGCCCGGAGAAAGGCCTGTTGAAAATTCGCAGTGGTTTGGGGCTCTACGCCAATCTGCGCCCGGCGATACTCTACCCGCAGCTGGCCGGTGCTTCTTCATTGAAACCGGAAGTGGTTTCCGGACTGGATATCCTGATTGTGCGGGAGCTGACCGGAGGCATTTATTTCGGGGAACCGCGGGGTATCCGCACCCTGGAGAACGGTGAGCGCCAGGGTTTCAACACTTATGTATACAGCGAATCGGAAATCGAGCGTATCGCGCGCAGTGCGTTTGAGGCGGCACAAAAGCGCAACGGCAAACTCTGCTCCGTAGATAAGGCCAATGTGTTGGAAGTGACAGTGTTGTGGCGCGAGGTACTGGATCGCTTGGCACCGGAATATCCGGATGTGTCGCTGTCCCATATGTACGTGGACAATGCAGCCATGCAGTTGGTGCGCGCGCCGAAGCAGTTCGATGTCATGGTAACCGGCAATATGTTCGGGGACATTCTCTCCGACGCTGCCGCCATGCTCACCGGTTCCATCGGTATGCTGCCATCGGCATCCCTGAATGAAAGCGGTTTTGGCCTGTATGAGCCCTGCCACGGCTCTGCACCGGATATTGCCGGCCAGGGCGTTGCCAATCCGCTGGCCACCATCCTGTCCGCCGCCATGATGCTGCGCTACTCCCTGGATATGGGCCCAGCGGCGGATGTCATTGAGGCCGCGGTGCATACAGTGCTCGATCGTGGGCTGCGCACCGCCGATATTCATACCGAAGGGTGCCGGAGGGTTTCCACTGCTGAGATGGGCGCCGCTGTTGCTTCTGCCCTGTAA
- the asd gene encoding aspartate-semialdehyde dehydrogenase: MQKIGFIGWRGMVGSVLLERMCTEGDFAHIAEPVFFSTSNAGGKAPDIGRDLPALRDAYDITALAQLDGIVSCQGGEYTRVVCSRLREAGWNGYWIDAASSLRMQDDAVIVLDPVNREVIDRAIDAGQKRFIGGNCTVSLMLMALGGLFKAELVEWVSAMTYQAASGAGARNMRELIAQMGTIRDGVATKLANPASAILEIDRKVVTDMRSTEFPTEAFGAPLAGSLLPWIDTRMGNGQSREEWKAQVEANKILQTASPVPVDGTCVRIGAMRCHSQAFTVKLNKDLPLAEIERILSSANDWVCVVPNDPEATLAALTPTAVTGKLTIPVGRLRKLHMGPEYLNAFTVGDQLLWGAAEPLRRILLILLGKL, encoded by the coding sequence ATGCAAAAAATTGGATTTATCGGCTGGCGCGGTATGGTCGGCTCGGTATTACTGGAACGTATGTGTACAGAGGGCGACTTCGCCCACATCGCCGAACCAGTATTCTTCTCTACCTCCAATGCCGGTGGCAAGGCACCGGATATCGGCCGTGATTTGCCTGCCCTGAGAGATGCCTACGATATCACTGCACTGGCGCAGTTGGATGGGATTGTCAGCTGCCAGGGTGGCGAATACACCCGGGTGGTATGCTCCCGCTTGCGCGAAGCGGGATGGAATGGGTACTGGATTGATGCCGCCTCCAGCCTGCGCATGCAGGATGATGCGGTGATTGTGCTGGACCCTGTCAACCGGGAAGTGATCGACCGGGCAATTGATGCGGGGCAAAAGCGCTTTATTGGTGGCAACTGCACCGTGAGCCTGATGCTGATGGCCCTTGGGGGTCTGTTCAAGGCGGAGTTGGTAGAGTGGGTCAGCGCCATGACCTACCAGGCCGCCAGTGGTGCCGGTGCGCGCAATATGCGTGAGCTGATTGCACAGATGGGCACTATTCGCGATGGGGTTGCCACTAAGCTGGCGAATCCTGCCAGCGCCATTCTGGAGATTGACCGCAAGGTGGTCACTGATATGCGTTCGACCGAATTTCCCACAGAAGCATTCGGTGCCCCCCTGGCCGGAAGCCTGCTGCCCTGGATCGACACCCGGATGGGCAACGGTCAGAGCAGGGAGGAGTGGAAGGCCCAGGTAGAGGCGAACAAGATCCTGCAAACCGCCAGTCCGGTTCCGGTGGATGGCACCTGTGTGCGGATTGGCGCAATGCGCTGCCACAGCCAGGCTTTTACCGTGAAGCTGAACAAGGATCTGCCTCTGGCGGAGATCGAGCGCATTCTCAGCAGTGCCAACGATTGGGTCTGTGTGGTGCCCAATGATCCCGAGGCCACTCTGGCGGCACTGACGCCCACGGCGGTGACTGGCAAGCTGACTATTCCGGTGGGCCGTCTGCGCAAATTGCATATGGGGCCCGAATACCTGAACGCCTTTACGGTGGGTGATCAGTTACTCTGGGGGGCAGCCGAGCCACTGCGCCGCATTCTGCTGATTTTACTGGGCAAGCTGTAA
- a CDS encoding Asd/ArgC dimerization domain-containing protein: protein MSETARELVIVGVDNAAFAPLLEILEEREMISAEQLSLLEIQDCEVDPQVFANRTIPVQSLGKFVFNEAQVVILLKSGDAADAAMSAAEQNGAWVLDAAAITRGDESVVLIHPVLNSAELAHVGRRVVALPSAGAAMVAEALAPLRDRLRSVYVQLNQPISALGKAAIDSMAAQTARMFSGQDTEVDPAIGHRLAFNQLSASEAPLSSGHTLSELTLIHDLRHLLGEEVAFDAGINTVAVFHGQLANMGVVFTEDIDLHKVRALLGNGARLQLAEQPSTENAVGSEVTLIGRLRQSLLDKRQFNLCAVSDNLRKDVAINCAQIAHLLLKNY from the coding sequence ATGTCAGAAACCGCTCGCGAACTGGTCATTGTCGGTGTCGATAACGCGGCCTTTGCCCCTCTGCTGGAAATACTGGAAGAGCGGGAAATGATCTCCGCCGAGCAGCTGAGCCTGCTGGAGATACAGGACTGCGAAGTGGACCCGCAGGTATTTGCCAATCGCACGATTCCCGTACAGTCCTTGGGAAAATTTGTTTTTAACGAGGCGCAGGTGGTAATTCTGCTGAAGTCAGGTGACGCTGCCGACGCCGCCATGTCTGCTGCTGAACAAAATGGGGCCTGGGTACTGGATGCCGCAGCCATCACCCGTGGCGACGAAAGCGTGGTGTTGATCCATCCGGTGTTGAACAGTGCGGAATTGGCACATGTTGGGCGCCGGGTTGTGGCACTGCCCAGTGCCGGTGCTGCCATGGTGGCCGAGGCGCTGGCACCACTGAGAGACAGGCTGCGGTCTGTGTATGTGCAACTGAACCAACCGATATCTGCGTTGGGCAAGGCCGCCATCGATTCCATGGCCGCGCAAACAGCGCGTATGTTCAGCGGCCAGGATACTGAAGTTGATCCCGCCATTGGTCACCGTCTCGCATTCAACCAATTGAGTGCCAGCGAGGCTCCGCTTTCCAGTGGTCATACCCTAAGTGAGCTGACTCTGATCCACGATTTGCGCCACCTGCTGGGTGAAGAAGTGGCATTTGACGCTGGTATCAATACGGTTGCCGTATTCCACGGGCAACTGGCCAACATGGGCGTGGTGTTTACAGAGGATATCGATCTGCACAAAGTGCGCGCTTTGTTGGGCAATGGCGCGCGCCTGCAGTTGGCGGAGCAGCCCTCAACAGAAAATGCTGTGGGCAGCGAGGTGACACTCATTGGCCGTTTGCGCCAAAGTCTACTCGACAAGCGCCAGTTCAACCTCTGTGCGGTATCTGACAATCTGCGCAAGGATGTTGCGATAAACTGCGCACAAATTGCTCACTTGTTGCTAAAAAACTACTGA
- a CDS encoding FimV/HubP family polar landmark protein: MRVRKLALAVGLVGALGSSTALALGLGEIKLNSTLNQPLNAEIGLLQTRGLDDTEIMVRLAEPEEFERADVERSYLLTSLQFDVDYSGSSPVIRISSREPIREPYLNFLVETRWPSGRLLREYTLLMDLPAFSPTTAQQPVRAAERERQQVRRDTPAQRPAQRPVESKQQPAIQPEVDQPRETPAVQQAGPARHQPQRSPVENTHSSSQVYGPVSSSDTLWEIALKNRVSRAFSVQQTMLAIQRLNPEAFINNNINLLKKGAVLRLPNADDLRGVSLTEAISQVAEQNNSWRQRSGVEEIATGAPLDARAVQEEDDASGGVEGRVSLAAPMNNESVISGSGSGAGDHEALEGNLTLAEEELDKSQLENTELRERISELDEQIDTMEALVEVSNEEMQALQTAAEQSDLLLDPTDMDVAEGESSTDGTLAADASKSLSASTEQLGVETAAAAPETRNRVVSVQTKPEPTLVERFGGNMQLIGIGAAGLLVVIFGLFTWRRRKAEQEAVEQPLEPYRVPEQEPVGATEEMLEPDQTLATVESMEADDTFDLADLEDVGTDDPVSEAEIHLSLGQYEEAESKLLLGLEKDPQVVDARLMLMEVYAHNQDVEKFDEHYRQLLAISDGPATDRAARLRETITGAPDFEAPAGDFSSESLEAAQLDAIGADRDQDQSCETLVLDASAEPVAADPGDALEEDTALLDELTMDLALDDGKGAGNTAGQALSLDLELDLDTTPEEQVGTAGEVGASPDIAFNLDELDLDSALADNTIQPGVETQGEADHELNLDDLELDSLELDTVTLEAGADVTDRIEVTEGDAGQPTTGASSSGLDFELDLSLVEDQTGTKEEESPLLTADLADSLVLENTLAVESTDEGNSGLENKVAGDEESLPLEAVSEDDLAMIGGELESELDLDSIDLDDIAKDLSSMEVLSEQTDIISDRPASGGEESSSGDSIGEPPPLKDALAPIDASSAGGLALEEEQEPSAGAAANTSPQLETVAEKELGVESDFDDLDFNLESDLNPELSLLEGGDEMETKLELAQAYLDMGDEDGAKDILKEVAQDGGGEHKSRAEKMLEHMV; the protein is encoded by the coding sequence ATGCGTGTGCGTAAGCTGGCACTTGCAGTTGGTTTAGTTGGTGCACTGGGAAGCAGCACGGCCCTGGCGCTCGGGCTGGGGGAGATCAAACTCAACTCCACCCTCAATCAGCCGCTCAATGCGGAAATCGGATTGCTGCAGACACGCGGTCTGGATGATACGGAGATCATGGTGCGCCTCGCGGAGCCCGAGGAATTTGAACGTGCGGATGTGGAGCGTTCCTACCTGCTCACTTCGCTGCAATTCGATGTGGATTACTCGGGCAGCAGTCCGGTGATTCGCATATCCAGTCGCGAGCCGATCCGTGAACCCTATTTGAATTTCCTTGTTGAAACCCGCTGGCCCAGTGGACGTCTGTTGCGCGAGTACACCCTGTTGATGGATTTGCCAGCATTTTCGCCCACTACGGCCCAGCAGCCGGTGCGCGCTGCAGAGCGCGAGCGCCAGCAGGTGCGCCGCGACACGCCCGCTCAGAGACCAGCACAACGCCCGGTAGAGTCAAAGCAGCAGCCGGCGATCCAGCCCGAGGTTGACCAGCCCCGTGAAACGCCGGCGGTGCAACAAGCCGGGCCCGCGCGCCACCAGCCCCAGCGCAGCCCGGTAGAAAACACGCACAGTAGCAGTCAGGTCTACGGTCCTGTTTCCTCTTCGGATACGCTGTGGGAAATTGCCTTAAAGAATCGGGTTAGCCGGGCGTTTTCTGTGCAGCAGACCATGCTGGCCATTCAGCGCCTGAATCCCGAAGCCTTTATCAACAACAACATCAATCTGTTGAAAAAAGGTGCCGTATTGCGCCTGCCCAATGCCGATGACCTGCGCGGCGTGAGCCTCACGGAGGCGATTTCACAGGTTGCCGAGCAGAATAATTCTTGGCGCCAGCGCAGTGGTGTGGAGGAAATAGCCACAGGGGCGCCACTGGACGCCCGCGCAGTACAGGAAGAGGATGACGCCAGCGGTGGAGTTGAAGGCCGTGTCAGTCTGGCTGCACCGATGAATAATGAATCTGTTATCTCCGGTTCCGGCAGTGGCGCTGGGGATCATGAGGCATTGGAAGGCAACCTGACCCTGGCCGAGGAAGAGCTGGATAAATCCCAACTGGAAAATACGGAGTTGCGCGAGCGCATTTCAGAGCTTGACGAGCAGATAGATACCATGGAGGCCCTGGTCGAAGTCTCCAATGAGGAGATGCAAGCACTACAAACCGCCGCCGAGCAGTCTGATCTCCTGCTTGATCCCACTGACATGGATGTCGCAGAGGGTGAATCCTCCACGGATGGCACGCTTGCCGCCGATGCAAGCAAATCGCTGAGTGCCTCCACAGAGCAGCTCGGGGTGGAAACTGCAGCCGCGGCGCCTGAAACGCGCAATCGCGTAGTCTCCGTACAGACCAAGCCCGAGCCCACCCTGGTGGAAAGGTTCGGTGGCAATATGCAGCTGATTGGTATTGGTGCCGCAGGCCTCCTAGTAGTGATATTCGGCCTCTTTACCTGGCGCCGTCGCAAAGCTGAGCAGGAGGCGGTTGAACAGCCACTGGAACCATACAGGGTCCCTGAACAGGAACCGGTGGGGGCTACCGAAGAGATGCTCGAGCCGGATCAAACCCTGGCCACTGTGGAGAGTATGGAAGCGGATGATACCTTCGATCTCGCTGACCTTGAGGATGTAGGCACCGATGATCCGGTTTCGGAAGCGGAAATTCACCTGTCCCTGGGCCAGTATGAAGAGGCGGAAAGCAAGTTGCTGCTGGGACTGGAAAAAGACCCACAGGTGGTGGATGCGCGCCTGATGCTGATGGAAGTGTACGCCCACAACCAGGATGTGGAGAAATTCGACGAACACTACCGCCAGCTGCTGGCAATCAGCGACGGCCCGGCCACCGACCGCGCTGCCCGTTTGCGCGAAACCATCACGGGAGCACCGGATTTTGAAGCGCCCGCTGGAGATTTTTCCAGCGAATCTCTGGAAGCCGCGCAATTGGATGCAATTGGTGCTGATCGGGATCAGGACCAATCCTGCGAAACGCTGGTTCTGGATGCCAGTGCCGAACCGGTGGCCGCAGACCCGGGCGATGCGCTTGAGGAAGATACCGCACTGCTCGATGAACTGACCATGGACTTGGCCCTGGATGATGGCAAAGGCGCTGGCAACACTGCCGGGCAGGCTTTATCCCTGGACCTGGAGTTGGATCTGGATACAACGCCCGAGGAGCAGGTCGGGACCGCCGGAGAAGTGGGCGCATCCCCGGATATTGCGTTCAATTTGGATGAATTGGACCTGGACAGTGCCCTTGCTGACAATACCATTCAGCCTGGTGTTGAGACTCAGGGGGAAGCGGATCACGAGTTGAACCTTGATGATCTGGAGCTGGATTCCCTGGAACTGGATACGGTGACTTTGGAAGCCGGGGCCGATGTCACCGATAGAATTGAGGTCACAGAGGGCGATGCCGGGCAGCCGACGACCGGCGCTTCAAGTAGCGGTCTGGATTTTGAACTGGACCTGTCCCTGGTGGAGGATCAAACGGGGACTAAGGAAGAAGAAAGCCCCCTCCTCACCGCTGATCTTGCCGACTCCCTTGTTCTTGAAAACACCCTGGCAGTGGAATCTACTGATGAGGGTAATTCCGGGTTGGAAAACAAGGTTGCGGGTGATGAGGAAAGCCTGCCTCTGGAAGCGGTTTCCGAAGACGATCTGGCAATGATCGGTGGTGAACTGGAATCGGAACTGGATCTTGACAGTATCGACCTGGACGATATCGCCAAGGATTTGTCCTCCATGGAGGTGTTGTCAGAGCAAACGGATATAATTTCTGACAGACCAGCCAGCGGTGGTGAGGAGTCTTCAAGTGGGGATTCCATCGGAGAGCCTCCCCCCCTCAAAGATGCATTAGCACCGATAGATGCATCCAGCGCTGGCGGTCTCGCCCTGGAAGAAGAGCAGGAACCCTCGGCTGGAGCCGCGGCTAATACCTCACCGCAGCTTGAGACTGTTGCTGAGAAAGAGCTGGGTGTGGAATCTGATTTTGACGATCTGGATTTCAACCTGGAAAGTGATCTCAATCCCGAACTGAGCCTGCTGGAAGGGGGGGATGAGATGGAAACCAAGTTGGAACTGGCGCAGGCCTATCTGGATATGGGCGATGAGGATGGTGCCAAGGATATTCTCAAGGAGGTGGCCCAGGATGGTGGTGGTGAACACAAAAGCCGGGCCGAGAAAATGCTGGAGCATATGGTGTAA
- the truA gene encoding tRNA pseudouridine(38-40) synthase TruA, giving the protein MGQSIQPEYRYKPNGEVPPGEKLPRGLHRIALGIEYCGARLHGFQKQKSTVETVQAHLERALSVIAAEPVTLVCAGRTDAGVHATHQVIHFDTRARRPQRAWVLGVNTKLPEAVRVRWAQEMPAQFHARFSALARSYRYLIHSAPTRTAHSAAEVTWTQHPLDLAAMREGASHLLGCHDFTSFRASQCQAKSPVRKITRLDIARVGYLVVLEVSANAFLHHMVRNITGVLMSVGQGANPPEWVKIVLDQRDRCAGGVTAPPFGLYLVDVQYPQAFQLPRCAPGPLLVPLPLGELLQT; this is encoded by the coding sequence ATGGGTCAGTCGATACAGCCTGAATACCGTTATAAGCCCAATGGCGAAGTGCCCCCCGGTGAGAAGCTGCCCCGGGGCCTGCATCGTATTGCCCTGGGCATTGAATATTGCGGTGCCCGGCTGCACGGTTTCCAGAAACAGAAATCTACCGTGGAAACCGTACAGGCCCATCTTGAGCGGGCCCTCTCCGTGATTGCCGCAGAGCCTGTAACCCTGGTCTGCGCCGGGCGCACCGATGCCGGTGTGCACGCCACACACCAGGTCATTCATTTTGACACCCGTGCCCGGCGCCCACAGCGGGCCTGGGTTCTGGGCGTGAATACCAAGTTGCCCGAAGCGGTACGGGTGCGCTGGGCCCAGGAGATGCCGGCACAGTTCCATGCCCGCTTTTCCGCCCTGGCGCGCAGTTACCGCTACCTGATCCACAGCGCGCCCACCCGCACTGCCCACAGTGCCGCAGAGGTCACCTGGACCCAACACCCCCTGGATCTCGCTGCCATGCGCGAGGGTGCAAGCCACCTGCTGGGCTGTCATGATTTCACCAGCTTCCGCGCCTCCCAGTGCCAGGCCAAAAGCCCCGTGCGAAAAATCACCCGTTTGGATATTGCCCGCGTCGGGTACCTGGTTGTGTTGGAGGTCAGCGCCAATGCTTTCCTGCACCATATGGTGCGCAATATCACCGGAGTGCTGATGTCGGTGGGACAAGGTGCAAATCCGCCGGAATGGGTGAAAATCGTGCTCGATCAACGTGATCGCTGTGCCGGCGGTGTTACCGCACCGCCGTTTGGCCTCTACCTGGTGGATGTGCAATACCCGCAAGCGTTTCAGCTGCCCCGGTGCGCGCCGGGACCGCTGCTGGTGCCTTTACCACTGGGGGAGTTATTACAAACTTAA